In Ovis canadensis isolate MfBH-ARS-UI-01 breed Bighorn chromosome 3, ARS-UI_OviCan_v2, whole genome shotgun sequence, one DNA window encodes the following:
- the LOC138437503 gene encoding 17-beta-hydroxysteroid dehydrogenase type 6 has protein sequence MWLYLAVLVVLYYLLRWYRERQVVSHLRDKFVFITGCDSGFGNQLARQLDLRGLKVLAGCLTEQGAEQLRNQTSDRLQTVILDVTKTESIAAATEWVKERVGDRGLWGLVNNAGIFHSHGYAEWVKIETYRDTLRVNLIGVIEVTLSMLPLVRRAQGRIVNVSSILGRIAFFGAVYCCSKYGVEAFSDILRRELQHFGVKVSMVEPGYFRTAMTDVQKSSEIMKQIWKETPAHIKETYGEKFFDAYHDIMKQGLLGCSTNLNLVTDCMEHALTSVHPRTRYSAGWDAQFFFVPLSYLPTSLADYILTRSWPKPAQAV, from the exons ATGTGGCTGTACCTGGCGGTCCTCGTGGTCCTGTACTACCTCCTGCGCTGGTACCGGGAGAGGCAGGTGGTGAGCCACCTCCGGGACAAGTTTGTCTTCATCACGGGCTGTGACTCAGGCTTCGGGAACCAGCTGGCCAGGCAGCTGGACCTGCGAGGCTTGAAGGTCCTGGCTGGGTGTCTGACAGAGCAGGGGGCAGAGCAGCTGAGGAACCAGACATCAGACAGGCTGCAGACAGTGATTCTAGACGTCACCAAGACAGAGAGCATTGCTGCGGCCACTGAGTGGGTGAAGGAGCGTGTTGGGGACAGAG ggCTCTGGGGTCTGGTCAACAATGCAGGCATTTTTCACTCACATGGCTATGCTGAGTGGGTGAAGATTGAGACCTACAGGGATACCCTTAGGGTGAACCTCATTGGTGTGATAGAGGTGACCCTGAGCATGCTTCCCCTGGTAAGGAGAGCACAGGGGAGAATTGTCAATGTCTCCAGCATTCTGGGGAGAATTGCTTTCTTTGGAGCAGTCTACTGTTGTTCCAAGTATGGAGTGGAAGCCTTCTCAGATATTCTGAG gCGTGAGCTTCAACATTTTGGGGTGAAAGTCAGTATGGTTGAACCTGGCTACTTCAGAACAGCAATGACAGATGTGCAGAAGTCCTCAGAGATAATGAAACAAATCTGGAAAGAAACCCCTGCGCATATTAAGGAGACCTATGGAGAGAAGTTTTTTGATGCCT ATCACGATATCATGAAACAAGGGCTGCTGGGTTGTAGCACAAACCTAAACCTGGTCACCGACTGCATGGAACACGCTCTGACATCTGTGCATCCCCGCACTCGATATTCAGCTGGCTGGGATGCTCAGTTTTTCTTTGTCCCTCTATCTTATTTACCTACATCCCTGGCAGACTACATATTGACTAGATCTTGGCCCAAACCAGCCCAGGCAGTCTAA